From a region of the Dickeya poaceiphila genome:
- the leuL gene encoding leu operon leader peptide: protein MFNFALLPGLLLNASHVRGMPVGEIQS from the coding sequence ATGTTTAATTTCGCTCTCCTACCAGGCCTACTACTAAACGCATCTCACGTGCGCGGTATGCCGGTGGGCGAAATCCAAAGCTGA
- a CDS encoding AMP-dependent synthetase/ligase has product MKTNSLPQYHLVHRIQQQIAQRPDALAFREWEAGQEQQLDWHQVGERIRRIACGLLGLGVDVQERVAIFSDNAINWSLADLALLHLRAITVPLYATSAAAQAAFILNDADIRVVFVGGQAQFDLLMSLRDTCPQLRTIILLDEQISRRGCDMAVSLQEFEEQAELSVWEPVLRQRVAERDLGDLFTLIYTSGTTGEPKGVMLDYANMATQLMLHDERLHTNEQDVSLCFLPLSHVFERAWSFFIMHRGAQNVYLRDTNQVRAAMAAVCPTVMCAVPRFYEKVFSAIHEKVAQAPWHRRTLFNWGIAQGNTWSLRQQAGKRASVWSALTYRLADRLVLSRLRQLLGGKVRFLPAAGARLDDNIIAFFQAIGVRIIYGYGLTETCATVSCWDADHYRLGSVGMPLSGVEVRIGEQNEIQVRGATVMRGYYRRPQETQAAFTPDGWFKTGDVGEVDDKGNLFITERLKDLMKTSGGKYIAPQHLEGALGQDRFIEQVAVIADARKYVSALIVPCFEALEEYARSMNLGYQDRLELLRHSHILSLFEQRLHDMQKELARFEQVKKFTLLPAPFSQEEGELTPTLKLRRKVIHQRYQLEIEAMYAD; this is encoded by the coding sequence ATGAAGACGAATTCACTCCCGCAATATCATCTGGTTCACCGCATTCAGCAGCAAATAGCCCAACGTCCTGACGCGCTGGCGTTTCGTGAATGGGAGGCTGGCCAGGAACAGCAACTCGACTGGCATCAGGTAGGCGAGCGTATCCGCCGTATCGCCTGCGGCCTGCTGGGTTTGGGCGTTGATGTTCAGGAACGTGTGGCGATCTTTTCCGATAACGCTATCAACTGGTCGTTGGCGGATTTGGCGCTGCTACATCTGCGGGCGATTACCGTGCCGCTTTATGCCACCAGCGCAGCGGCACAAGCGGCATTCATCCTGAACGATGCGGATATCCGTGTTGTGTTTGTCGGTGGTCAGGCGCAGTTTGATTTGCTGATGTCGCTGCGCGATACCTGTCCGCAACTGCGTACCATTATTCTGCTGGACGAGCAGATTAGCCGTCGTGGCTGCGATATGGCGGTATCGTTGCAGGAGTTTGAAGAGCAAGCGGAATTGTCGGTATGGGAGCCAGTGCTGCGCCAACGAGTGGCTGAGCGGGATTTGGGCGATTTGTTTACGCTTATCTACACTTCCGGCACCACCGGCGAGCCTAAAGGCGTGATGCTGGATTATGCCAACATGGCAACCCAACTGATGTTGCACGATGAACGGTTGCACACCAACGAGCAGGATGTATCGCTGTGCTTTTTGCCGTTGTCACATGTTTTCGAACGTGCCTGGAGCTTTTTTATCATGCACCGCGGCGCGCAGAACGTTTACCTGCGCGATACCAATCAGGTGCGTGCGGCGATGGCGGCGGTCTGTCCTACCGTGATGTGTGCGGTGCCGCGATTTTACGAGAAAGTGTTCAGCGCTATCCATGAGAAAGTGGCACAGGCCCCATGGCATCGGCGCACGCTGTTTAACTGGGGGATCGCACAAGGCAATACGTGGTCTTTACGCCAACAGGCCGGAAAACGCGCCAGTGTGTGGAGCGCGTTGACGTATCGTCTTGCTGATAGGCTGGTGCTGTCGCGCCTGCGTCAGTTGTTGGGGGGCAAGGTCCGTTTTCTGCCGGCGGCGGGCGCGCGCCTGGATGACAACATTATCGCCTTCTTTCAGGCAATCGGTGTGCGCATCATTTATGGTTACGGCCTGACGGAAACCTGCGCCACCGTGTCTTGCTGGGATGCCGACCACTATCGCCTGGGTTCGGTGGGTATGCCGCTATCTGGCGTTGAAGTGCGTATTGGTGAGCAAAATGAAATCCAGGTGCGCGGTGCTACCGTAATGCGTGGTTATTATCGCCGTCCGCAAGAGACGCAGGCCGCTTTCACGCCGGACGGCTGGTTCAAAACCGGTGATGTGGGCGAGGTGGACGACAAGGGTAACCTGTTCATCACTGAACGGCTTAAAGACCTGATGAAAACCTCAGGGGGCAAATACATTGCACCGCAGCATCTGGAAGGCGCGCTGGGGCAAGATCGCTTTATTGAGCAGGTCGCGGTGATAGCCGATGCACGCAAGTATGTCTCCGCGTTGATCGTTCCCTGCTTTGAGGCGCTGGAGGAGTATGCCCGCTCGATGAATCTGGGGTATCAGGATCGATTGGAACTACTGCGCCACAGCCATATTCTGTCGCTGTTTGAACAGCGGTTGCATGACATGCAGAAAGAGTTGGCTCGTTTTGAACAGGTTAAAAAATTTACTCTGTTGCCTGCGCCGTTCAGTCAGGAGGAAGGGGAACTGACCCCGACATTAAAACTCCGCCGAAAGGTCATTCATCAGCGTTATCAACTGGAAATTGAAGCCATGTACGCCGACTAG
- the ilvI gene encoding acetolactate synthase 3 large subunit codes for MEMLSGAEMVIRSLIDQGVKHVFGYPGGAVLDIYDALHTVGGIEHILVRHEQGAVHMADGYARATGEVGVVLVTSGPGATNAITGIATAYMDSIPLVVISGQVATSLIGYDAFQECDMVGISRPVVKHSYLVKQTEDIPTVLKKAFYLASTGRPGPVVVDLPKDILNPAKKLPYAYPDQVSLRSYNPTVQGHKGQIKRALQTLLAAERPVIYSGGGVVNANCHQELRELAEKLNLPVASSLMGLGGFPGTHRQSLGMLGMHGTYEANMAMHNADVIFAVGVRFDDRTTNNLAKYCPNATILHIDIDPASISKTVAADIPIVGDARQVLSLMLELLAQGGEVQQKFDAMRDWWLRIDQWRARQCLKYNTDGDAIKPQAVIETLHRLTAGKAYVASDVGQHQMFAALYYPFDQPRRWVNSGGLGTMGFGLPAALGIKLALPEETVICVTGDGSIQMNIQELSTALQYDLPIVVVSLNNRFLGMVKQWQDMIYSGRHSSSYMESLPDFVKLAEAYGHVGITIDTPDELEPKLKAALEQKNRLVFVDVRVDSSEHVYPMQIRGGGMDEMWLSKTERT; via the coding sequence ATGGAGATGTTGTCAGGCGCCGAGATGGTGATTCGATCATTGATCGATCAGGGCGTAAAACATGTGTTCGGTTATCCGGGCGGTGCGGTGCTGGATATTTACGATGCGCTACACACCGTTGGCGGCATAGAACACATTCTGGTGCGCCACGAGCAAGGCGCGGTACATATGGCTGATGGCTACGCCAGAGCGACCGGCGAAGTGGGTGTGGTACTGGTGACCTCCGGGCCGGGCGCAACCAATGCCATTACCGGTATTGCCACCGCGTATATGGATTCCATTCCGCTGGTGGTGATTTCCGGTCAGGTTGCGACCTCGTTGATTGGGTATGACGCCTTTCAAGAGTGCGACATGGTGGGGATTTCCCGCCCGGTGGTGAAACACAGTTATCTGGTCAAACAGACCGAAGACATTCCCACCGTGCTGAAAAAAGCCTTCTATCTGGCGTCTACTGGCCGCCCCGGACCGGTGGTGGTGGATTTGCCGAAAGACATTCTCAATCCGGCCAAAAAACTGCCGTATGCTTATCCTGATCAGGTCAGTCTGCGTTCTTATAACCCGACGGTTCAGGGGCATAAAGGCCAAATCAAACGCGCATTGCAGACGCTGCTGGCTGCTGAGCGTCCGGTGATTTATAGCGGCGGCGGGGTTGTCAACGCCAATTGTCATCAGGAATTGCGCGAACTGGCGGAAAAACTCAATCTTCCGGTGGCCAGTTCGTTGATGGGGTTGGGCGGTTTTCCGGGTACCCATCGTCAGAGCCTCGGTATGCTCGGTATGCACGGTACCTACGAAGCAAACATGGCGATGCACAACGCCGATGTCATCTTCGCCGTTGGGGTGCGTTTTGACGACCGGACTACCAATAATCTCGCTAAGTACTGCCCGAATGCCACCATTTTGCATATCGATATCGACCCGGCGTCCATCTCTAAAACCGTGGCGGCGGATATTCCCATCGTCGGCGATGCCCGTCAGGTGCTTAGCCTGATGCTGGAGTTGCTGGCGCAAGGCGGCGAGGTTCAGCAGAAATTCGACGCCATGCGCGACTGGTGGTTGCGCATCGATCAGTGGCGCGCGCGTCAATGCCTGAAATACAACACCGATGGCGACGCTATCAAACCGCAAGCGGTGATTGAAACGCTGCACCGTCTGACCGCAGGCAAGGCTTATGTGGCATCCGACGTAGGGCAACACCAGATGTTCGCTGCGCTGTATTATCCGTTTGACCAGCCACGTCGTTGGGTCAATTCCGGCGGCCTCGGCACCATGGGCTTCGGTCTGCCTGCCGCGCTGGGAATCAAGCTGGCGTTACCGGAAGAAACGGTCATCTGTGTTACCGGTGATGGCAGTATCCAGATGAATATTCAGGAGTTGTCCACCGCGCTGCAATATGACTTGCCGATTGTGGTGGTAAGCCTGAACAACCGTTTCCTTGGCATGGTGAAACAGTGGCAGGACATGATCTACTCTGGTCGTCACTCCAGTTCTTACATGGAATCTTTGCCGGATTTCGTCAAACTGGCGGAAGCTTACGGCCATGTCGGCATCACCATTGATACCCCGGATGAGCTGGAGCCGAAGCTGAAGGCGGCGCTGGAGCAGAAGAATCGTCTGGTGTTTGTGGATGTGCGGGTAGACAGCAGCGAGCATGTCTATCCGATGCAGATCCGCGGCGGCGGGATGGATGAGATGTGGTTAAGCAAAACGGAGAGGACCTGA
- the ilvN gene encoding acetolactate synthase small subunit yields MRRILSVLLENESGALSRVIGLFSQRGYNIESLTVAPTDDPTLSRMTIQTVGDEKVLEQIEKQLHKLVDVLRVSELGQGAYVERELMLVKLQATGYGREEVKRSAEIFRGQIVDVTASLYTVQLAGTSEKLDAFLNSVRELAEIVEVARSGVVGVSRGDRVMR; encoded by the coding sequence ATGCGTCGTATTTTGTCGGTATTGCTGGAGAACGAATCGGGTGCTCTGTCGCGCGTGATTGGCCTGTTTTCTCAACGCGGTTACAACATTGAAAGTCTGACCGTCGCCCCAACGGATGATCCGACCCTGTCGCGGATGACTATCCAGACAGTGGGTGACGAGAAAGTGCTGGAACAAATTGAGAAGCAACTGCATAAGCTGGTGGACGTGCTGCGGGTTAGCGAACTGGGTCAGGGTGCGTACGTTGAACGTGAACTGATGCTGGTGAAATTGCAGGCCACCGGTTATGGACGCGAAGAGGTCAAACGCAGTGCGGAAATCTTCCGCGGGCAGATAGTGGATGTCACGGCATCGTTGTATACCGTGCAGTTGGCTGGCACCAGCGAGAAGCTGGACGCGTTCCTTAACAGCGTGCGCGAATTGGCTGAAATTGTTGAAGTGGCACGTTCCGGCGTCGTGGGTGTATCGCGCGGTGACCGAGTCATGCGCTGA